The Silene latifolia isolate original U9 population chromosome 4, ASM4854445v1, whole genome shotgun sequence region cgagctaaaatcgagctcaaaaacaagtactcaaaacgagttttcttcgcttttcaaatcgatttttcaaatcaattaataaattaaaataaatgacttttcaaatcaaatatactcataaaatgatttttcaaatcaaatatttattttattttcaataaaataaacttaagaaaataaattcaaaataaagctttaatttaaatatcatttaaattaaatgaataatgaattcacttaaaaaacacattaatttaaatatcatttaaaataacaaaatgaactcactaaaaacattaatttaaatatcatttaaattaacagaatgaattcactttaaaaaacattaatttaaatatcatttaaattaataaaatacttcatcgacgacgcccattctacatcataaaacgaacccaaataacgacaatgacaactaaagaatacatgtgtcctatcatcatcgggtgtttgtcgggttctctataaattccaatatcgacggatacgggtatctacagatagTTCTAATTAAATCTGTGTTGAATACTCTATATTCATATTGGGTAGGCATTTTTCTTATTCCTAAAGCTGTGATTAAGAGGATTGAAGCAATTTTTAGAAATTTTTTATGGGATGGGAGTTCTGATTACCACAGGGTGCCTCTAATTGCTTGGGATAAAGTCACTTTGCCAAAAGAGGAAGGAGCCCTGGGTATCAAAAAAGCTGAGACCTGGAATGTTGCCACTGTGGCTAAATCGGTGAACTGGATCTATGGTAAGGCTGACAGGCTCTGGATTAGGTGGATTAACCATATTTATCCGAAGAATGGAATTGGCACGATTTCAGTCCACATGTAGATGCTGCTTGGGCATGGAAAAGTATATGTAAGGTCAAGTAAATGATGAAACAGGCCTATGTGAATGATCAATGGACTCCTGATTCAGCAGGGTATTCTGTTAAACATGGATATGAATGGCTCAGTTACAGACAACCTAAGCAAGACTGGTATACAGTTGTATAGAATAAGTGGAATGTATCCAAGTATGCTGTTATCACTGGGATTACTCTGAATAATGAGGTCAATGTTAGGGAAAAACTATTCAGAATTGGCTACTGCTAGGAAAGAAACTGCTGCATTTGTAAATATGCAGCTGAAACTCTTGAGCATTTGTTCTTCATCTATGTTTACAGTAGACAAGTGCTGGAGAGTATTGAAAAATTGTGTGGGATCAGAATTGATGTGACTATGGCAGGTTCAGGTAGGACATGACTAAAGTTTTGTGTGCATTCAATGATCTGGATAGCCTGCTACTACTATATATGGTACCAAAGGAACAATGCTCGACTGAATGCAGTCCTGAAAATGTGGTTGATTGTGTTAGGGAGGAAGCTAAGCGCAGGATACGACTCATGATTGGCAAGAATTTGAGTGGAGGTGACAAGGAATGGCTTACGAGATGGGGTTGTATGGCCCCTCTTGATGGCCAAGTATAAATAACAAGCTTCTTTTGGTTATTTCTTGTCTTTTTGTATGAGTATTAGCATTTTATGTTAGTACTCTAGATGGTTGTAAACTTGGTTGTATATTTGCACAGTTTTTGATACATAATATATACTCACATTTCctcaaaaataaaatggtagggtttccctactcagtcggTTTTGTAATTAATTTAAGATTGTGGTGATTGATTGTTTGATTCACATATTGTATTGGTTTGATATTGGTAGAGATGATATTATGTTGATATTGAGATTGGTATTGTTGATATGCGACCATGTTCGGTAGATGGTTCCAACCCCAAGTTCaccccttgtggctcccgtcacaagggggatgtgcacattaatgatctagatgtgctcgttgcgatgaacggggcttaggtgggaacggctgcggtcccacaCTGGCGGagagggttacctgttgcgatgggtaacctgacAGGACTACACATCTAAGTGTGTAGTCGGTATGTGATTGTTGGTGGAGTTGAGGGATGGCTACATCTGTTTGATTGTGTTGTGTATCGATTGTATTTCCGTATTTCTCTTAACTTGGTTATGCAGTTGACTGACGCCGTttttgttttcaaaactgtggtgatccattcggggatgttgAGCAATTGGTTTAGCAGGTGTTGGTCGACATGTTGCTTGCGGGATATGGAGgagatcgagtcatcacgctgtcTAGCTAGTTTCCGTTGTCACTTATGCTTAGTGGTTTCCTTCAGTTGTATCAgagtttttttctttttgttataTTTGTATCAGCTGTAAGAAACATTTAATAAATGTTctattatggtctatttgatatacattacctcgagcaaccgagatgatAACGCCCTTACTTATTGGGGAAAGTCTTGTTAATGCTCCTTGGTAAGTGAGGGTGTTACAGAGACAAGGAAATAAAAGGGGGGAAGAATAGGAAATGGGACAAGGAGGATGAGAAGCGAAAGGAAGCAGTAACGTTAAAGAGACAAAAAAGATGGAAAGAGGAAAACAAGGGGGAGAGGGAGAGAAATGAGGGGAAGAGTAGCACAAAGGCGTAAGAAGAGGACAACATGTAGTAGTAGGAGAATGCGGATGAAACGTCTTATGGCTTATCTAAAAATGGTTTATAAACATACGTTTTGAGTGAAAATGTTTAGAGCTTTATAAAAAAACTGTGTTTAAGAATTTCTACGTGTAGTTGTACAGAATGTCTTATGGCTGATTTAAAACGAGCTTATTTGGGCACTGTATGTTTATAAAcctatgttttgtttttttttttggtggaaatgtAAGTAATATTATAGCTCAATCCCAAAAGGGAAATAAAGTTCACCATTACAACCATTCCATTTTATCTAGATATCACCTCTAGATATTAACTAGCCAGATACATCAGATTATAAAAAACTACATTAAACTACATCAGACCCCGTAACCTGCACCAATTAACATCAGCCTGCTTCAGAATCCCTTTATCAAGAGCCATTAAACGTAGCTTGCTTTCCTTCTGAATATTTTTAATCTGCACACTAGGGAGAATGACATAACCCTCTACTCTGCACTTGTTTCTTGCAGCCCAAATGTTATACTGCAAAGCCACCACCAGAGAACTAAGCACCAAACGCACTAAACCAGAGCAGCCCCTCTGCCTGAGCATCTGAACAGGATCAGTAATGCCTTGAAACCTCCCAGGAAGGTCAAGCCAAAGATACAGCTGCATATAACATTGTTCAGTATAAATGCACTCATGGAAAATATGCTGGTGAGTTTCAGGCTTTTCATCACAGAGAAAACAAACTGTATGCTGAGTAATCCCAAATTGCACAAGTCTATCTAGGGTGAGCAGTCTACCCTGCTGAATAAGCCATTGATTGAAATTATGCTTACTCAGATTAAATCTGTTCCAGACACTCTTATGCCATTGTACCACAGGATAAGTATGTTCCAGCCAAGAGTAACCATCAGATATGGAGTATTCATCATCATCACTCATCCACTTACCACTAGTAAAAGCTGGCTTGAGTTTCTCCTTAACCTCACAAATTTTACGCCATGCCCAGGAACTAGCTGCAGTTGGTTTATAATCCATCCATAGCCTTTTTTTTAGATAAATCTTATCAACCCATTGGATCCACAGATGATCCTTCTTTTTGGCAATCCACCAAACCAATTTCCCAACTGCTGCCATGTTCCATATTTTTAAGTCCTGCAGACCCAAACATCCATGTTCCTTTCCTTTACATAGCACACTCCATGCCACCAAAGGAGCCTTACTATAATTTTATTCACCTTCCCACAAAAAATTCCTACACAGAGCTTGAATTCTGTCCATCAGTCCAACAGGTAAGACAAAAATTTGGGACCAATAATTATGAATTGTTGCCAACACTGATTTAACCAAAACAAGCCTTCCTGAGTAAGAAATTTTCTTCTTATTCCAACCCCTGATCCTCTTAAGCATTCTATCCACTAAAATATTGCAATCTCCTTTTGATAAACGTTTATGAGAAATCTTCACACCAAGATACTTAAAAGGGAGAGTCCCTTTCTTGAAATCAGTAGACTCAAGAATAGCAGCTTCAGTGTGATGATCAAGCCCATTCAAAATGATGTCAGACTTGTCATTACTAATATGTAAACCAGAAGCTTCAGTGAAGCAtttaaagacttccataatagtgATTACTGACCTTAAGTCTCCTCTACAAAAAAGAAGcaggtcatcagcaaacatcaaatGATTGAGTCTGATACCCCTACAGAGAGGATGGAACTTAAAACCAGGAAAGTCACTAGCAATAATCAGCAACCTACTCAGGTACTCCATGCAAATAGTGAAGAGAAGAGGTGACAAAGGATCTCCTTGTCGAAGTCCTCTTTTCCCAATAAAGAAAACATGAGGTTGACCATTAAGCACAATAGAATAGGACGTAGTAGTCACACATTGCATCACCCACCTAATGAATCTCTGAGGAAACTTAAGACTAACCATCATCCTCAAAACAAATTCCCATTCTATAGAATCATAAGCTTTCCTCAAGTCCACTTTCATCATGCATCTAGGTGAACAATTCTTCCTAGTGTATAGCCTCACTAGATCTTGACTGATTAAAATATTTCCCATGATGCTCCTCCCTTTAATGAAGGCAGATTGTGTAGGAGTAATTAGGTAAGGCAACACCTCAGCAAGCCTTTGACAAAGCAGCTTTGAAATCACCTTGTAAATAGTATTACAACAAGCAATCGGTCTAAACTCCTTAACTGAGGATGGATTCTCAACTTTTGGAATCAAGACCAGATTTGTGCAGTTCAGCTGCTTCAACAACTTGCCAGATTGGAAAAATCTTTAATAACAGTGCAAATGTCCCCTTTGATAGTATCCCAGCTAGACTTAAAGAAACAGCTAGAATACCCATCAGGCCCAGGGCTTTTCTCCTCAGGAATAGAAAAAATCATATTCTTAATTTCAGCATCAGAAGGAATCTCACACAGTTTATCCCAATCATCAGTGTGGACTTTTTCACCATTGTCAATAATATGAGGATAGAACCCGAAGTGGCGAACTAGTCCCAAGCGACTCTTTATAATAGTCCACAAAAGCATCCAGGATCTCTTCAGAGAATTACGAGACTTTTCCTTCAAAGATCCTCTATCCTAATGACCTTATTTTGAATTTGTCTTTCTTTGTATGGCTTTATGGAACATGGCAGTGTTTGCATCCCCATCTCTAACCCATTGCACTTTTGCTTTTTGCCTCAGAAAATCATCTCTAGCCTGAGCCAACATCAGATAGCTAGCTCTTGATTGGTATTCCACATCCATTAACACAGTATTCCTAGGATCATTTTGAAGCTGCTTTTGACACTCAATAAGAGCAGTGTAAGCAATATCAGTGTTCCTCTCTATATCAGAAaagaggcaaaaaaaaaaaaataaacctaTGTTTTGACTGAACTTGTTTAGAACTTTTGAAGAAAAACGTGTTTAAGAATATATGTGTAGTTTGACAGAATCTGGTATATGTGCTTACGTTATTTCGCAAGCTACAATATAATACCATGTCCTATGTATTCCATGTAATTGtgttatttaataattaattaaccaTCTAAGAAAAAAAACATTATTATATTCGAATAATAATGCTCTTGGAAAAATTAAATACGAATTTGTTACGAATGGTTGAAATTTGGTTTGCTAAAACAATATAACAACAAGAGTATTGTGATAGACACTCAACATGTATAAACAGCAGAAACAAATAAATATACGCTAACATACACATGAAACGTCAATGATCAAAATATCTTGGGGGACCGCGTGCTTTTGCGCGCAGTGCAACCAACTAGTATTGAAAAAAGTCTACATAATTACGTGAGTCTTTATAATCATACCAATATATTACATATACATTTAATTGAGAATTGTAAGTAAAAAAGAACAACCACCTTTATAACACAAACTAGTCTTTTAAAGATTCTGAGGGATGCTATCATCGACCCTACATGATCATACACGATCTTACCCGATTATGAGCGATCCTACCAATAAAACGATCTTACGACGATTTGAATCATTTTCCGCTTGTGTTGATCCTAGGTGGCAAGTATGGCGACAACGACGAGGTGCTCCATGTGGCAGGTATGGTGATGAGGTGACCAGAATGGCAGGTGACCGTGAGGTCAAAGGTTAAGGTGTTGCTTTGTGATCGGTTAAGGTGCTGCTTTGTGACCGCGAGGTCACGCGTTCAAATCCTTGGAGCGGCCTCTTGCCAAAATTGCAAAAGAAGGCTTGCCCCAGTTACACCCTTGTGGTAGAACCTTTCCCCGGACCATCGCCTGGGACGCTATCATGCACCAGGgtgactttttttttcttttttataaaAATAGAGCCATCTCAgtctttaatttttatttttaaaagtaTAAGAAAACTGGGCGTTTGGTTCGGGCAAGGGAAAAAGAAATATAAtcaagaaaaagaaagaagggaAAATGAATAGAATTACCCATATTATACTTGGGTGTTTGGTTAAAAATTAAAGGGAAAGAGAATTATTAACCTCAAACACAAcatccaccacctccaccactATTACCCACCACCTTCTACCATTACCTACACCGGCACCACCATAAGTAGCAGCGCCGGCTACCTTTCTCACGACGCCCTTCCTTACCACGCCTTAAGCTCTCAACAAATAGCACAATCCCGACTCCTAAACACCTCATTTACTCTAAAAAAAAAACCACTACCGCCTTCCAAAACACCAGATAGGGGTTTCGAAGGGCGATGGTGGTTTTTCTATGGCTAGCCATGCATTTTATGAGGTGAGGGTAAGGGAGGTGAAATTAAAGGAACAAACAAACATTAACAAAGAGTAGAATCAATATGAATGATTCCCTTTCTTGAATACCCATACCAATACGGCAATACCCATACCAAACAACTGGTAAATTGTGGATATTTTCCCTTGAAAAATAGAATCCCTAGACATTAATTGAATTTAATTCACCATATTTAATATGGAGGAGACCACTATAGGATTCGAACTCGCAAGCACAAATATATGTAATATGTACTCCAACCACCACACCACTCTCAAGTTTTTGCTTCTACTCGCCTTTCAAAATACTTGTTCATAAATATAGCGGGGgttcaactacatcccataaatCCCCACTAAAAAGCACCCCTGCATGTAGCTTTGCTAATGATCGATGCAATGGAGTATTGAATGTTGTACATTGCTAACAAAAGGTCAATTTGCGGGGAGACAGACATCTCAAATTGTGTACAATTAAGCTGAAACTCCGTACTATGTGCTGCCAGTATTTGTATAGAAAGATAAGAAGAATAGCGGAAATGTGGAGCAAAGACAATAGATTAAACACACATTAGAATTGAGCCAAAAAAAAAACGCTCCAAAAGATACAATTTATTGACTCAAACCGACTTCCAAACTAGACCACACAAAAACTCTGCTATAAAAACAAGTATTAACCCTCTAACTCAACTTGGGAACATTTCTAAATTAGTCAATCTGAACTTGGAAAACATCCTTCCTTTCATCTTCTTTAACCTTAGGAACAACCACCTTAAGCACACCATTCTTCATCTCAGCCTTAATCCCATCAACCTTATACATATTCGGTGTCAGGTCAATTCGAGACGAGTACCTCCTACGACTCTCCTCTTCCTCCGTCTCTTTCTCGCCTTCTCCTCTGATAATCAGAGTGTTCTCTTCCACCGACACCTTCACGTCCTCCTTGCCTAACCCTGGCATGTCAACCTTCAGCAGCAGCGCCTCCTCGTCCTCTTTAACGTCCCACCCTCGCCGCATTCCTCCTCCACGTGTCGCAGCGAGGATTGGATTGTCTACGAGCTGGTCCATTATGTTCATCAGCTGGCTTACGCTTCTGGTCGGAGCAAATGGATCAAACACATCTGTCGTCCAAATACATTAACAAAATTAGCCTCAATCTCAAACTCATGTTCTTCATAATGAAGATTCTCAATTATATCACCAATTTTCGAAGAAAATATCGAAGACAGAGCATCATAACGCATCTTTAATCGATCATTATTACGGAGAAAATTCAAATACGGAAATTATTAATACGAGTTCCGAATTACATCACCGATTCTCAACAATATACCAATAACCGAAGAATTTAGTATAACAGTGCGTCACAAATTGCGTTACATCGATCGACATTCCTCGTAAATTGAATTAAGACCATTATGAATCAGACTTCGGGATTATATCACCGATTTTAGACATTATACCGATAATCGATAAGTTGATCGAGACAATAATTGAGACGAGAAATAGGACAAGAAGCGAAAGACAACTACCTGAGAGAAATCCTGGAAAATCGCGACCAGGGCGAGAAACAGAACGATGAGAACGATCgtcgtcgtcttcatcatccTCAACTCTAGTTATCTGAGCGTTAGTGTTGAAGGAGCGAGAAACCAAGGGAACAATAGAAATTGAGCGAAGTGGCCGAGAAATGTTGCCGGTGAGAATATCTTTTCCGGCAAGTCGTCGGAGAGCGATTGAGGATGCCATTGAAGCTGATTTAGGAAGCTTGTTGTGAGAGATAAGTTGAGGTTTGAGATATTTTGTAGTGGTGATTGGTGAGTGACGAGGATGGATAAGGCGGAGAGTGTATATATAGGAGGGAAATGGAAGGTTGTAGAAGGTTTAAGAAGGGGCTGGAAGAGAAGGTTCTGGAGTGAAGGTCGATGTGAGATTTGTGAGGCTTCTTTTGGCGCAAGCAACCAAGCATGTCATTTACATTTGACAAATGAAAATTTTCAGAGAGAGGAACGTCATCAGTTAATAGACTATACCACCCGTTATAAAACAAATTTAACGTAACTCTCTTCCTCCTTCTAACTTCTCTCCATATTTTTCTAACTCTTCTCTAATTACTCAATCATCTTCTCCCTCAATATCATTTTTTCAACTACTTTAATTCTCAATctctaaaaaaaaatcaaagattTAATCTATAACTAGTATAGAGCCCGTGcgaatgcacggtattttagaaTGTCATGTTAAGAGAACTTAACAATtagagctaataataataatatataaatgaactttgaattttatttataattatctacaattgttaatgtgtaaaaatactaagaattaaaatagaacgaattttacatttttactcaGAATAAGTTTATGATTAAAAAAGAAGAATGTTAGTTTAGTTACAAAAACTTATGTTCATATTTACGCATTTGAAGCATAtaactatttttgtaatttttgttacaatatacggagtaacaatttaaacggagtaaaaaatttaaagaataaaaaaatgaaaagcacacactgattttaataatatgagtaaaatctTATGGGGATTCCATCTTACTGCTGCCTATTCCTGGTTTTGGGGTAGCATCATTAAGTGTAGGGACCTCCTGATTCAGCTCCTTAGTAGCCCTGCAAAAGCTCACCAATTCCTCCTGTCCCCTGATTATAAAGACAAGTTTTATGAGATGATTAGGATCAAGGGGGTTCCTTTCTCTCAAAGCAGGATTATTTGGGACTCCTTTTGTTATCCAAAGCATAGCATCATTGGGACTTTGGCTACACAGGGGAGACTACCAACCGTGGACAAGCTGTGTAGTAGAGGGTTGTTCATGGTGAACAAGTGTGTTCTCTGTGAATGTTCCCTGGAAACACACTATCACATCTTCTTTGAATGCCCTTTTTCTGCTACTATTTGGCGAGCTGTTGCTCTCTGGCTCAGGGCTACCCCATGTGTTTACCTCCCTCGAATTTTCCATTGGTTTAAAGTTTACAATCGTGGGCAAAGTCTGCTGAAGAAGCAACGCCGGTGTGCTTTGATGTGTGCTATATATCTTCTCTGGAGGGAACGAAATAAGCGCATTTTCACAGGTGCTCAAGCTGCTCCACTTACCCTCATTCGAAAAATCAAGTTTTTGGTCTCCCTTAGACTCTCTCATGGCTAAGTGTGTTGTAGTGGTTTCCTCTATTTTGGTTGTTAATGTTGTAATAGGTGGCCTCACTGGCTCCCTTGTAGGTGACTAGGATCTTGTACTTGTAACATTTCCTATCTTAATATATTGATCCTAATTTTCCtgcaaaaaaataataataataatattaatattaataagggttatttcatgacaataatccaaactatgcccctccttctcatattaatccaatcTCGTGTTTAACTCAGAAAAATCCGGACTTTGACATCATTTTTCTTGTACTACACTATTGGAAGGGTGACCTGTGTAACCGGTTCCCTTTTAGTTATTTCAAAGAAGCAGGTAATGCCATTGCCTACCTCTCTCCCCCCCTTTAATCAATTTGAAAACCCCTTAAATCATTAGTAGATCTTATTCATCTCCCCAAATTCATCACTGTGTTGAGCATCCATTTAAGGAAGTTGGAATACTTTATGTCAAATGATTTTGGCTTAAGTTTGATTTTGGTTCAAATGATTTCGGCTTATAATAAGGAAGTTCCAATGGAATACTCAGCTATAACTCCTGCAAACCCAACAGATTTCCTAATGGTATGCTTCTTGTAATCAAATTTTTTTGACAAATCAATGACAGGAAAACTAGTACAGTTTCCAAATTCTTCAGGAATGCTACCCACAATACCAAGCATTACTAAATTACTGCAACTCCTAATCTCAGAGGGAAGTTCTCCCGTAAGATTCTGATTGCCACCAAATCTGAACACTTGTGAATTCTCTAATCTCCCAATACTTGCAGGAATTTTTCCACCGAGTTGATTATCAAATTCTCCAATCAAAGATTCTGACTTCAAAATTTGCATATTTGATGTAATAATGAACCTTTAAGTCTACTGATCTTATACTTAACTCAACATCACCATTTTTATCACATTTCACACCAAACCATTTACATGGGTTATTATCAGAAATTACCCATGTCTTGAAAACATCTAAAGATGATGTCTTTAAGGTTTATTTCCATTGAAGAAGAGCTTGACCTTGCTCATCAATGGAGGCACAATAATGTAAGCATAGAACTGATGATGAAATAAGTAGAAATTTGTGTATAAACATTTTATTATtaatagaagaagaagaagaagaatttaATGGGTTAATTAGAATTGCAGGCATTGTTGCCTTGAGAAGAAGGAATAGAAGGACAAAATAAAATCAAGGACGACGAATAAAATTAGAGAATATATTTGGGAAAAACAAGAAGAAAAATAGAGAAATTGAGGGACAATGAACcgtaagaaggaagaagaagaaaacatGGAAAGAGAATGCCTCTTCGGGAGCAAATAATAGAACACGAGGGAGAGAAAATAAAAACAAGGACCCAGAGCAAAATGACCCTTTACATTACCTGTTGTTACCAGTCAAAATTGGACTAGTTCAGTATAAGTAAAATGATGCCATAATTCAGATTTTTCCGAGTTAAACAATagtatggattaatatgagaagcgGGGGCATAGTTTGGATTATTGTCATGAAATAACACTATTAATAATAGTTGTATTtcctaatagtaatagtaataaggtAATATTTTCCTAATTGGTGACTTATACATCCCAAACCTAGCCTATAAATACAAAGAAATCTGAAAAGTAAATCATTAAAGATAGAAAAAGGAGATCTAGGAGACGGAAGGAGCTTTAACCTCGCTAAATTAATTAACGTAATATCGTCGTATTTTATATCGTGCTATTCAATTAAGTTATCGTATGAGCACCGCATAGACCACTATGACACACGCCGTTGACCTTAGTAGCTGCCTTTGTCCACCGTGATTCAAGTAAGACTGTATTTGACTGTCgttgaccaccgtgggtggtGTATTGGGCCTCTAAAGGGTGGTTGCCGTAGGGTTTTAAGACAGAATTTAAACATGGTATTTTTATCGATATGGCGTAGGACCTGGGTGGTTGGTCTTGTCGGCAATGGGCGGTCCTAGAGGTGGTAACGCGGTGGCTGAAGGTGGTGGTTAGTGCGGTGGTGTCGAGATTGTGGTTGTTTTGTGGTGTTTGTAATTGGTTTTAGTCGTGGTTTGTTTATACCTTGGTCGTGGTTGACCTGGGCTGTCGTGGTAGCTGGtggaaccaccgtgggtcaagggagaccccGGTGGTGGCCACTCGTTGTCGTGAGGGTGGCTAAGGGAGAATATGTGTTTGTGTTGTTAGTTGATGTCGGGTGTGAGGGAGAATAGGGGTGGTTGTATGGGTTGTAGGGGGCGGTTAGGGTGGTGGTTAGGGACTGGTTGGGTGCGTCGTGGTGTAGGGTAGTGGTGGGTGGGTTGAGTGGTGTCGTGGTGGCTAGTGGTGACGGGTTTTGGCGGGTTTAAGGAGGGGTGTTGGACACGGTTTTAAATCGTGTATATGGGGATTAAAAGGGTTGGTTGTGATGGGTTTGAAATTAGGTGTTTGGATTTAATTTTTAAACgggttttttattttaatttacatgGGAAAATAATCGacgtaattaatttataattaattcaatTGTGGTACATAATTAATAGTTAgtaatttatattttttattattatgttgttagGTGACGGTTACGTTAAAGGAATTCTTTAAATCGGATTTAAGCTGCATTAATTGGATttattgcttgccaggtagggataaatcctaatCAACTCTCATATGTGGTTTGTGTATGTTATTGTATGATATGGAGAATGATATATTAAGGTGAATTGTTTACATATTgatattgttttaattgtttggaAGGGGAGAAATTATATTATGCTAAgttgttataattattattgtggATGTGTAATTATGACGAGATGAGATTAATTATTACTGTTGATTATGAATGTGGAATTGTGATGGGAGGTGTTGTGGTGAgatgtacgttgttaagggagttttACTCTGGGATGAtcggtaatatgtacgttgtcgAGGGAAGGGTACTATTACAAAgtggcggtacgttgttaagagAGGGGTACAATGGATATGAGCAGGTTGTTAAAGGAGTAGTGCCATGTGTATGGAATTTAATTATCTATTGTTAATTGTGGACATGAGCCACCGGCGCCGCGCGCACCCGTgtgttggtttcgaggcggcggcacttctcccacggaaccttggtttgccaaagcacgtcatgggccgttaccgatttgtgaggctgataagtgcatattttatatactttcatcccctatattagctccattttatttgttatttagcactcatcatagtgtcataagctaatatttgttgttctagtgtatttgcttgtcttaacatgtttttgtaggaatctaagcatttagaggctttttcctatcattttgtacacta contains the following coding sequences:
- the LOC141651527 gene encoding uncharacterized protein LOC141651527, which produces MAAVGKLVWWIAKKKDHLWIQWVDKIYLKKRLWMDYKPTAASSWAWRKICEVKEKLKPAFTSGKWMSDDDEYSISDGYSWLEHTYPVVQWHKSVWNRFNLSKHNFNQWLIQQGRLLTLDRLVQFGITQHTVCFLCDEKPETHQHIFHECIYTEQCYMQLYLWLDLPGRFQGITDPVQMLRQRGCSGLVRLVLSSLVVALQYNIWAARNKCRVEGYVILPSVQIKNIQKESKLRLMALDKGILKQADVNWCRLRGLM
- the LOC141653503 gene encoding small heat shock protein, chloroplastic-like, whose product is MASSIALRRLAGKDILTGNISRPLRSISIVPLVSRSFNTNAQITRVEDDEDDDDRSHRSVSRPGRDFPGFLSDVFDPFAPTRSVSQLMNIMDQLVDNPILAATRGGGMRRGWDVKEDEEALLLKVDMPGLGKEDVKVSVEENTLIIRGEGEKETEEEESRRRYSSRIDLTPNMYKVDGIKAEMKNGVLKVVVPKVKEDERKDVFQVQID